Proteins from a single region of Streptomyces glaucescens:
- a CDS encoding ThuA domain-containing protein, translated as MTGTTNRRALVVRGGWEGHDPVTLTDLFVPFLKDSGYTVDTAEDLAVYEDAERLAATDLVVQCWTMGDITAEQSRGLSAAVRAGTGLAGWHGGIVDAFRGDLDYFLLTGGQFLMHPPGFVDHTVNLVPERSGHPVTRGLADFRVHTEQYWVATDPAVDVLATTTFAADQYRADREARVVMPAVWTRRHGAGRVFVSAIGHKADDFDVPEVRTLTERGLLWASR; from the coding sequence GTGACCGGCACGACGAACCGTCGCGCGCTGGTGGTCCGCGGCGGCTGGGAGGGGCACGACCCGGTCACCCTCACGGATCTCTTCGTGCCGTTCCTGAAGGACAGCGGCTACACCGTCGACACCGCGGAGGACCTCGCGGTCTACGAGGACGCCGAACGGCTCGCCGCCACCGACCTGGTGGTGCAGTGCTGGACCATGGGTGACATCACCGCCGAGCAGAGCCGCGGCCTGTCGGCGGCCGTGCGGGCCGGGACCGGCCTCGCCGGCTGGCACGGCGGGATCGTCGACGCCTTCCGCGGCGACCTGGACTACTTCCTGCTGACCGGCGGCCAGTTCCTCATGCACCCGCCCGGCTTCGTCGACCACACGGTGAACCTGGTGCCCGAGCGGTCCGGCCACCCGGTCACGCGCGGGCTCGCCGACTTCCGGGTGCACACCGAGCAGTACTGGGTCGCCACCGACCCGGCCGTCGACGTACTCGCCACCACGACCTTCGCCGCGGACCAGTACCGTGCGGACCGTGAGGCCCGCGTCGTGATGCCCGCCGTGTGGACGCGCCGGCACGGAGCGGGACGCGTCTTCGTCTCGGCCATCGGCCACAAGGCGGACGACTTCGACGTGCCCGAGGTGCGCACCCTGACCGAGCGGGGGCTGCTGTGGGCGAGCCGGTGA
- a CDS encoding Gfo/Idh/MocA family protein, with protein sequence MGEPVSVLRVGLVGAGNISGQYLDTLARTPGLRLTAVTDLDATRATEAAAGTGAAVAGSVAELLARDDVDAVLNLTVPAVHAEVALAAIAAGKHVYGEKPLAATREEAAAVLAAARAAGVRVGCAPDTVLGTGIQTARRAVDDGLIGTPVAATAFMTTPGHEIWHPDPEFYYRPGGGPLLDMGPYYLSALVHLLGPVTAVTGAASAPRAEREIGAGPRAGRRFPVEVDTHVTGILRHEGGALSTLVMSFDVHAARLPSIEVYGTGGSLSVPDPNHFDGRVERYAPDRREWEPLPVSAGYPRAGRGTGLADLADALAAGTPHRASAELAAHVLEVMLTLLDSAHDGGTLPVAGCPRPAPVDLPATYVPAAGVPAARRGAATA encoded by the coding sequence GTGGGCGAGCCGGTGAGCGTGCTCCGGGTCGGCCTCGTCGGGGCGGGCAACATCAGCGGCCAGTACCTCGACACCCTGGCCAGGACGCCCGGACTGCGGCTGACCGCGGTGACCGATCTCGACGCGACCCGCGCCACCGAGGCCGCGGCGGGCACCGGTGCCGCGGTGGCCGGAAGCGTGGCGGAACTCCTCGCCCGCGACGACGTCGACGCCGTGCTCAATCTGACCGTGCCCGCCGTGCACGCCGAGGTCGCGCTGGCCGCGATCGCCGCGGGCAAGCACGTGTACGGCGAGAAGCCGCTGGCCGCCACCCGCGAGGAGGCCGCGGCCGTGCTCGCCGCCGCCCGGGCCGCAGGCGTCCGTGTCGGCTGCGCGCCGGACACCGTCCTCGGCACCGGCATCCAGACCGCCCGCCGGGCCGTCGACGACGGCCTGATCGGAACTCCGGTGGCCGCGACCGCGTTCATGACCACCCCGGGGCACGAGATCTGGCACCCGGACCCGGAGTTCTACTACCGTCCGGGCGGCGGACCGCTGCTCGACATGGGCCCGTACTACCTGTCCGCGCTGGTCCATCTGCTGGGACCGGTCACCGCGGTCACCGGCGCCGCCTCCGCCCCGCGCGCCGAGCGGGAGATCGGCGCGGGCCCGCGAGCCGGGCGGCGGTTCCCCGTCGAGGTCGACACCCACGTCACCGGGATACTCCGGCACGAGGGCGGCGCCCTGTCCACCCTGGTGATGAGCTTCGACGTGCACGCCGCCCGGCTGCCCAGCATCGAGGTGTACGGGACCGGGGGGTCGCTGTCGGTCCCGGACCCGAACCACTTCGACGGGCGGGTCGAGCGGTACGCCCCGGACCGGCGGGAGTGGGAGCCGCTGCCCGTGTCCGCCGGATACCCCCGGGCCGGACGCGGCACCGGACTCGCCGACCTGGCGGACGCCCTCGCCGCCGGGACGCCGCACCGCGCGTCCGCGGAACTGGCCGCGCACGTCCTGGAGGTGATGCTCACCCTGCTGGACTCGGCCCACGACGGCGGCACGTTGCCGGTAGCGGGCTGCCCGCGGCCCGCCCCGGTCGACCTGCCGGCCACCTACGTGCCCGCCGCCGGCGTACCGGCCGCCCGGAGGGGGGCCGCCACCGCATGA
- a CDS encoding LysE family transporter — MIAALVAGLLAGYGIAVPVGPVATYLVALTARTRLKIGACAALGVATADGLYALIAALGGSVLVPFIETITVPLRWVSALVLIALAVRSGAAAISGYRTRRSSTRAEEVPLSPVRAYLGMLGITMMNPMTVIYFAALVLGTRTTAAPSLVEQAVFVLAAFAASSSWQLLLAGGGALLGRTLTSSRGRLVTAMASSVLIVVLAAHLLVAAP, encoded by the coding sequence GTGATCGCCGCCCTGGTCGCGGGCCTCCTCGCCGGTTACGGCATCGCCGTGCCCGTGGGCCCCGTGGCGACCTACCTCGTGGCCCTGACAGCCCGGACACGTCTGAAGATCGGCGCCTGTGCCGCACTGGGGGTCGCGACCGCCGACGGCCTGTACGCGCTGATCGCCGCACTCGGCGGTTCCGTCCTCGTCCCGTTCATCGAGACGATCACGGTTCCCCTGCGATGGGTGTCGGCCCTGGTGCTCATCGCGTTGGCGGTCCGCAGCGGCGCCGCGGCGATCAGCGGCTACCGCACGCGGCGGTCGAGCACCCGGGCCGAGGAGGTCCCCCTCAGTCCGGTGCGGGCCTACCTGGGGATGCTGGGGATCACGATGATGAACCCCATGACCGTGATCTACTTCGCGGCGCTCGTGCTCGGCACTCGGACCACCGCGGCCCCCAGCCTCGTCGAGCAGGCCGTGTTCGTCCTCGCGGCCTTCGCGGCGTCCAGCAGCTGGCAGTTGCTTCTCGCGGGAGGCGGGGCACTGCTCGGCCGGACGCTGACCAGCAGTCGCGGGCGGCTCGTCACCGCCATGGCCTCCAGCGTCCTGATCGTCGTACTCGCGGCTCACCTCCTCGTCGCGGCGCCGTGA
- a CDS encoding phospholipase D-like domain-containing protein, whose amino-acid sequence MTSTQEIPESADRAVGGRDADERAVRIRRRLERLIGIAATEGNALAVLRNGDEIFPAMLDAIRSAEHTVDMMTFVYWKGDIARQFAHTLAERARAGVRVRLLLDGFGSRLIDKDLLDDMDRSGVQVAWFRKPLYLSPLKQNHRCHRKVLVVDEETAFTGGVGIAEEWCGDARNPHEWRDTHVQVRGPAVDGVAAAFAQNWAECHDELFDEHDRFTAHRPQGDAVVQVVRGSASLGWQDMQTLIRVMIESAEERFRLATAYFSPDAYFVGLLCAAARRGVEVEILLPGPHTDKRVCQLAGQHFYEELLACGVKIHQYQPTMMHAKIITVDRIASLVGSTNFNRRSLDHDEEIMLAVLDEQFTATLDAHFDEDVAASRLIRAGRWKRRSMLQRARETAVQPIRRYL is encoded by the coding sequence ATGACCAGTACACAGGAGATACCCGAATCCGCGGACCGCGCGGTGGGCGGCAGAGACGCCGACGAGCGGGCCGTGCGCATACGACGACGCCTGGAGCGCCTGATCGGCATCGCGGCGACCGAGGGGAACGCGCTGGCCGTCCTGCGCAACGGGGACGAGATCTTCCCGGCCATGCTCGACGCCATCCGCTCCGCCGAGCACACGGTCGACATGATGACGTTCGTGTACTGGAAGGGCGACATCGCCCGCCAGTTCGCTCACACGCTGGCCGAGCGCGCCCGGGCCGGCGTACGGGTGCGCCTGCTGCTGGACGGCTTCGGCAGCCGGCTGATCGACAAGGACCTGCTGGACGACATGGACCGGTCGGGCGTGCAGGTGGCGTGGTTCCGCAAGCCGCTGTACCTCTCGCCGCTCAAGCAGAACCACCGCTGCCACCGCAAGGTCCTGGTCGTCGACGAGGAGACTGCCTTCACGGGAGGCGTGGGGATCGCCGAGGAGTGGTGCGGCGACGCCCGCAACCCGCACGAGTGGCGGGACACGCACGTCCAGGTGCGCGGGCCCGCGGTGGACGGCGTCGCCGCGGCGTTCGCGCAGAACTGGGCCGAGTGCCACGACGAGCTCTTCGACGAGCACGACCGGTTCACCGCCCACCGCCCGCAGGGCGACGCGGTGGTGCAGGTGGTGCGCGGGTCGGCCAGCCTGGGCTGGCAGGACATGCAGACCCTGATCCGCGTGATGATCGAGTCCGCCGAGGAGCGGTTCCGGCTGGCCACCGCCTACTTCTCCCCGGACGCCTACTTCGTCGGCCTGCTGTGCGCCGCCGCACGGCGCGGGGTGGAGGTGGAGATCCTGCTGCCCGGCCCGCACACCGACAAGCGCGTCTGCCAGCTGGCCGGACAGCACTTCTACGAGGAGCTGCTCGCCTGCGGTGTCAAGATCCACCAGTACCAGCCGACCATGATGCACGCCAAGATCATCACCGTCGACCGGATCGCCTCCCTCGTCGGTTCGACCAACTTCAACCGGCGCTCCCTCGACCACGACGAGGAGATCATGCTCGCCGTGCTCGACGAGCAGTTCACCGCCACGCTCGACGCCCACTTCGACGAGGACGTGGCGGCCAGCCGGCTGATCCGGGCCGGCCGCTGGAAACGGCGCTCGATGCTCCAGCGCGCCCGGGAGACCGCCGTCCAGCCGATCCGCCGCTACCTCTGA
- a CDS encoding epoxide hydrolase family protein, whose translation MTTPHAFPLEPCSIHVPDEVLDDLRARLALTRPPLDEGNEDWSYGVPDGCLRELVAYWRDGYDWRRAETAFNAYEHYVVSVTGVPVHFMRKPGRGPRPIPLILTHGWPWTFWHWSRVIDPLADPAAFGGDPADAFDVIVPSLPGFGFPGPLTGFPDVNFWKVADLWHTLMTESLGYEKYAAGGCDIGGLVSSQLGHKYADALYGIHIGSGLPLDFFTGPRAWDFARNRPLSDDQPADVRARLIELDHRWASHLAVHMLDGATLAHGLSDSPAGLLAWLLQRWNAWSDNGGDLESVFTKDDLLTHATIYWVNNSAATSMRYYANANRYPWAPAHDRTPVVQAPVGLTFVTYENPPGVRTADERVQAFLAGPQAGWFNHVNVNAHDRGGHFIPWENPDAWVGDLRRTFRGRRP comes from the coding sequence ATGACCACGCCGCACGCCTTCCCCCTGGAACCCTGCTCGATCCACGTGCCCGACGAGGTCCTCGATGACCTGCGCGCCCGTCTCGCACTGACCCGTCCGCCGCTGGACGAGGGGAACGAGGACTGGTCGTACGGCGTCCCGGACGGCTGTCTCCGTGAGCTGGTCGCCTACTGGCGGGACGGCTACGACTGGCGCAGGGCCGAGACGGCCTTCAACGCGTACGAGCACTACGTGGTGAGCGTCACGGGCGTGCCCGTGCACTTCATGCGCAAGCCCGGGCGGGGTCCCCGGCCGATCCCGCTGATCCTCACCCACGGCTGGCCGTGGACGTTCTGGCACTGGTCGAGGGTGATCGACCCGCTCGCCGACCCGGCCGCGTTCGGCGGTGACCCGGCCGACGCGTTCGACGTCATCGTGCCGTCCCTGCCCGGCTTCGGCTTCCCCGGCCCGCTCACCGGCTTCCCGGACGTCAACTTCTGGAAGGTCGCCGACCTCTGGCACACCCTGATGACCGAGAGCCTGGGATACGAGAAGTACGCCGCCGGGGGCTGCGACATCGGCGGGCTCGTCTCCAGCCAGCTCGGCCACAAGTACGCCGACGCGCTGTACGGCATCCACATCGGCTCCGGGCTGCCGCTCGACTTCTTCACCGGCCCCCGCGCCTGGGACTTCGCCAGGAACCGGCCCCTCTCCGACGACCAGCCCGCCGACGTCCGTGCCCGCCTCATCGAGCTGGACCACCGCTGGGCGTCCCACCTGGCCGTGCACATGCTCGACGGCGCGACCCTCGCCCACGGGCTGAGCGACTCGCCCGCGGGACTGCTCGCCTGGCTGCTGCAGCGCTGGAACGCCTGGAGCGACAACGGCGGCGACCTCGAATCCGTCTTCACCAAGGACGACCTGCTCACCCACGCGACGATCTACTGGGTGAACAACTCCGCCGCGACATCGATGCGCTACTACGCCAATGCCAACCGCTACCCCTGGGCGCCGGCCCACGACCGCACCCCGGTCGTACAGGCCCCGGTCGGCCTCACCTTCGTCACGTACGAGAACCCGCCCGGGGTCCGCACCGCCGACGAACGCGTCCAGGCGTTCTTGGCCGGCCCGCAAGCCGGCTGGTTCAACCACGTCAACGTCAACGCCCATGACCGCGGCGGCCACTTCATCCCCTGGGAGAACCCCGACGCCTGGGTGGGCGACCTGCGCCGCACCTTCCGCGGCCGCAGGCCCTGA
- a CDS encoding aldo/keto reductase — protein sequence MEITDPHIVLGTMDFGTRVDPDRAFAILDAFVAGGGVWLDTANCYSFWADPSGVGGASERVIGAWLRARPGVRDAVRIATKVRHNPLVPHSWPESAEGLSARAVHDGVEQSLERLGVDHVDLLWAHAEDRTVPLEETVGAFGELVAKGAALRIGAANHAAWRVERARSLAREQRVEPWTALQLRHSLVQPRPLTPLAESGHRLLTAEDLDLARAEGLAVWSYSSLIWGSYERADKPLPQTYDHPGTTRVLAVLDDIAGELSVTRNQVVLAWLMSQGIDPIVGASRVEHVEQALAARRVRLGDEHLTRFAEAR from the coding sequence ATGGAGATCACCGACCCGCACATCGTCCTCGGCACCATGGACTTCGGCACCCGCGTGGACCCCGATCGCGCGTTCGCGATCCTCGATGCCTTCGTCGCCGGCGGCGGCGTCTGGCTCGACACGGCGAACTGCTATTCCTTCTGGGCCGACCCCAGTGGCGTCGGCGGCGCCAGCGAGCGCGTCATCGGAGCGTGGCTGCGGGCCCGCCCGGGCGTGCGTGACGCGGTGCGGATCGCGACGAAGGTCCGGCACAACCCGCTCGTGCCGCACTCCTGGCCGGAGAGCGCCGAGGGACTCTCCGCGCGGGCCGTCCACGACGGCGTGGAGCAGAGCCTGGAACGCCTGGGCGTGGATCACGTCGACCTGCTGTGGGCCCATGCCGAGGACCGCACCGTGCCGCTGGAGGAGACGGTCGGCGCCTTCGGCGAGCTGGTCGCGAAGGGAGCGGCCCTGCGGATCGGGGCGGCGAACCATGCGGCCTGGCGGGTGGAGCGCGCCCGGTCACTGGCGCGCGAGCAGCGCGTGGAGCCGTGGACGGCCCTGCAACTGCGCCACTCACTGGTCCAACCGCGCCCGCTCACCCCCCTCGCGGAGTCCGGCCACCGCCTGCTCACCGCCGAGGACCTGGACCTGGCACGTGCGGAGGGACTCGCCGTCTGGTCGTACAGCTCACTGATCTGGGGCTCCTACGAACGGGCGGACAAGCCACTGCCGCAGACCTATGATCATCCCGGAACGACCCGGGTGCTCGCGGTCCTGGACGACATCGCCGGCGAGCTCTCGGTCACGAGGAACCAGGTCGTTCTCGCATGGCTGATGAGCCAGGGGATCGACCCCATCGTCGGCGCGAGCCGGGTGGAGCACGTCGAACAGGCACTCGCCGCACGCCGTGTGCGGCTCGGCGACGAGCACCTCACGCGCTTCGCCGAGGCGCGGTAG
- a CDS encoding glycoside hydrolase family 2: MTTRHTRRRTTLWALLTAAALVLPTPGLTATASATASAAETSGGAPGLPVREAAAAVHGLKGEYFRMSAPGARDFAESGGTLLDPQINFSDLTGTFQELTGRTEHTTARWTGRIEPPVTGDYTFHAIGDNGFRLYIDGEPVIDHWVGDWDREQTSAPVTLTAGERHDFRLEMFQDTGGAGMFLRWSAPGLPKQLVPQSAFTPPDGFEVYPVEPSVSGNGRQVRARFEGDLGGDTGTVAGHLKIEADTTAMPIAGAAVAPGDPRSLLVTLAAPIQKGQQVRLTYDGTGGLTSGGETVPRIIRWARNDSTHRLTTPWGDKLDERNPLPEYPRPQQVRSRWKNLNGPWQFSGAAPGERPVFGKDLDERIIVPFPVESQLSGIERHEDHMFYRRLVDVPKSWNVGTGGDGNRLVLNFGAVDHRARVWVNGRQVTEHTGGYTAFSADVTDALERTGPQEIVVAVTDTGGADQPKGKQSTHPGGIFYTQSSGIWQTVWMEPVARTSIDDIVTTPDIDSARLALTVESDDASPAARVEAVARDARGRVVGRTSGPANRELRLPVADQHLWSPDDPYLYDLDVRLIDGRSTDRAGSYFGMREIGVEKVGGFRKLVLNGEPVFSLATLDQGFWPDGLYTPPSDAALAFDLKAHKRLGFNAVRKHIKVESPRWFHHADRLGLLVWQDFVSGDLTSDTGRAAFVDQGLETVRQHRSSPSVIGWVVFNEGWGEWNREESGRLAETVKAADPSRVVNAHSGVNCCNSKGDSGKGDIIDHHDYNNDDPPFPDHRAAMDGEHGGFTLRTPGHMWPGAPTVIYSGVEDKEALTRTYVENTEKYYLDQAAHELSGSVYTQITDLENELNGLYTYDRRQIKVDPVRVREINLRVIAAGAAAGERGNLEGGGHWALDEGTGGTARDDGPNGEPLTLTGGTTWTAGIDGSALRFDGRGQYARTDGPVLDTTAGYSVSAWVTLDSLPENYATAVSQDTRRRAGPFYLQYGRGAFAFSTPGEHRARLEITPETGRWYHLVGVRDSASDEIRLYVDGVPAATAKAGPAYPSTGPFTVGRAQWDGAHADFWDGAVDEVHAFDRALTAAEVSALHARQKP; the protein is encoded by the coding sequence ATGACCACGAGACACACTCGCCGACGAACCACCCTCTGGGCGCTGCTGACCGCGGCGGCCCTCGTCCTGCCCACGCCCGGCCTGACGGCCACCGCTTCCGCCACGGCATCGGCCGCCGAGACGTCCGGCGGCGCGCCGGGGCTCCCGGTCCGCGAGGCCGCGGCCGCGGTGCACGGCCTGAAGGGCGAGTACTTCCGTATGTCCGCGCCCGGCGCACGGGACTTCGCCGAATCCGGCGGGACCCTGCTCGACCCGCAGATCAACTTCTCCGACCTGACCGGTACCTTCCAGGAACTGACCGGCAGGACCGAGCACACCACCGCCCGCTGGACCGGCCGGATCGAGCCGCCGGTCACCGGCGACTACACCTTCCACGCCATCGGCGACAACGGCTTCCGCCTGTACATCGACGGCGAGCCGGTCATCGACCACTGGGTGGGGGACTGGGACAGGGAACAGACGAGCGCCCCCGTCACGCTCACCGCGGGGGAGCGGCACGACTTCCGCCTGGAGATGTTCCAGGACACCGGCGGAGCCGGCATGTTCCTGCGCTGGTCGGCCCCCGGCCTGCCCAAGCAGCTCGTACCGCAGTCGGCGTTCACCCCGCCGGACGGCTTCGAGGTCTACCCGGTGGAGCCGTCCGTCTCCGGGAACGGGCGGCAGGTGCGCGCCCGGTTCGAGGGCGACCTCGGCGGTGACACCGGTACGGTCGCCGGTCACCTGAAGATCGAGGCCGACACCACCGCCATGCCGATCGCCGGTGCTGCCGTGGCCCCCGGCGACCCCCGCTCCCTCCTCGTCACCCTCGCGGCGCCGATCCAGAAGGGACAGCAGGTCAGACTCACCTACGACGGCACGGGCGGGCTGACGTCCGGCGGCGAGACCGTACCGAGGATCATCCGCTGGGCACGGAACGACTCCACCCACCGGCTCACCACCCCGTGGGGCGACAAGCTCGACGAGCGCAACCCGCTGCCGGAGTACCCGCGCCCGCAGCAGGTGCGGTCCCGCTGGAAGAACCTGAACGGACCCTGGCAGTTCAGCGGCGCGGCGCCGGGGGAGCGGCCGGTCTTCGGCAAGGACCTCGACGAGAGGATCATCGTGCCGTTCCCGGTCGAGTCGCAGCTCTCCGGCATCGAACGGCACGAGGACCACATGTTCTACCGCAGACTCGTCGACGTGCCGAAGAGCTGGAACGTCGGCACGGGGGGCGACGGCAACCGGCTCGTGCTCAACTTCGGGGCCGTGGACCACCGGGCCCGGGTCTGGGTCAACGGCAGACAGGTCACCGAACACACCGGCGGTTACACGGCGTTCAGCGCGGACGTCACCGACGCGCTCGAACGCACCGGGCCGCAGGAGATCGTGGTCGCCGTCACCGACACCGGCGGCGCCGACCAGCCGAAGGGCAAGCAGTCCACCCACCCGGGCGGCATCTTCTACACGCAGTCGTCCGGCATCTGGCAGACGGTGTGGATGGAACCGGTCGCCCGCACCTCCATCGACGACATCGTCACCACCCCCGACATCGACAGCGCCCGCCTGGCACTGACCGTCGAGTCCGACGACGCCTCGCCCGCGGCCCGCGTCGAGGCCGTCGCACGCGACGCCCGCGGCAGGGTGGTCGGCCGGACCAGCGGACCGGCCAACAGGGAACTGCGCCTGCCGGTGGCGGACCAGCACCTGTGGAGCCCGGACGACCCCTACCTCTACGACCTCGACGTCAGGCTCATCGACGGCCGCTCGACCGACAGGGCCGGCAGCTACTTCGGCATGCGGGAGATCGGCGTCGAGAAGGTCGGCGGTTTCCGGAAACTCGTCCTCAACGGCGAGCCGGTCTTCTCCCTCGCCACGCTCGACCAGGGCTTCTGGCCCGACGGCCTGTACACCCCGCCGAGCGACGCGGCGCTCGCCTTCGACCTGAAGGCGCACAAGCGGCTCGGCTTCAACGCCGTCCGCAAGCACATCAAGGTGGAGTCGCCGCGCTGGTTCCACCACGCGGACCGGCTCGGCCTGCTGGTCTGGCAGGATTTCGTCTCCGGCGACCTCACGTCGGACACGGGGCGTGCAGCCTTCGTCGACCAGGGCCTGGAGACGGTGCGGCAGCACCGCAGCTCGCCCTCCGTGATCGGCTGGGTCGTCTTCAACGAGGGCTGGGGCGAATGGAACCGTGAGGAGAGCGGTCGCCTCGCCGAAACGGTCAAGGCCGCCGACCCGTCCCGGGTGGTCAACGCCCACAGCGGCGTCAACTGCTGCAACTCCAAGGGTGACTCCGGCAAGGGCGACATCATCGACCACCACGACTACAACAACGACGACCCGCCGTTCCCGGACCACCGGGCGGCCATGGACGGCGAGCACGGCGGCTTCACCCTCCGCACCCCGGGCCACATGTGGCCGGGCGCCCCGACGGTGATCTACAGCGGGGTCGAGGACAAGGAGGCACTGACGCGCACGTACGTGGAGAACACCGAGAAGTACTACCTCGACCAGGCCGCCCACGAACTGTCGGGCTCGGTGTACACGCAGATCACCGACCTGGAGAACGAACTCAACGGCCTCTACACGTACGACCGCCGGCAGATCAAGGTCGATCCGGTCCGGGTGCGGGAGATCAACCTCCGGGTCATCGCGGCGGGGGCCGCGGCGGGCGAGCGAGGGAACCTGGAGGGCGGCGGACACTGGGCCCTCGACGAGGGCACGGGCGGCACCGCGCGGGACGACGGCCCCAACGGCGAACCCCTGACCCTGACCGGGGGCACCACGTGGACCGCCGGGATCGACGGCAGCGCGCTGAGGTTCGACGGCCGGGGACAGTACGCGCGGACCGACGGCCCGGTGCTCGACACCACCGCCGGCTACTCCGTCTCCGCCTGGGTGACCCTCGACTCGCTCCCCGAGAACTACGCCACCGCGGTCAGCCAGGACACCCGCCGCCGGGCCGGCCCGTTCTACCTCCAGTACGGCCGGGGCGCCTTCGCCTTCAGCACGCCCGGCGAGCACCGCGCCCGGCTGGAGATCACACCGGAGACGGGCCGCTGGTACCACCTCGTCGGCGTACGGGACAGCGCGAGCGACGAGATCCGCCTGTACGTCGACGGCGTGCCGGCGGCGACCGCCAAGGCCGGTCCCGCCTACCCGAGCACCGGCCCGTTCACCGTCGGCAGGGCCCAGTGGGACGGCGCGCACGCGGACTTCTGGGACGGGGCGGTCGACGAGGTCCATGCCTTCGACAGGGCACTGACCGCGGCGGAGGTGAGCGCGCTCCACGCGCGTCAGAAGCCGTAG
- a CDS encoding MerR family transcriptional regulator, whose protein sequence is MNTLSPAAAADRTGVSIDTLRYYEREGLIGPIRRSVGGRREYTEDDLFWIGLVTCFREAGLGIADLRGFVAILRADHPPQERVAFLRERRAALEGRVAALRRAMEVLDDKIAYYGGAAGTP, encoded by the coding sequence GTGAACACCCTGAGCCCGGCAGCGGCAGCCGACCGCACCGGTGTCTCCATCGACACACTGCGCTACTACGAGCGTGAAGGACTCATCGGTCCCATCCGGCGCTCGGTCGGCGGGCGCAGGGAGTACACCGAGGACGACCTCTTCTGGATCGGCCTGGTCACGTGTTTCCGCGAGGCCGGTCTCGGCATCGCGGACCTGCGGGGGTTCGTCGCCATCCTGCGCGCCGACCACCCCCCGCAGGAGCGGGTCGCCTTCCTCCGCGAACGCCGCGCCGCCCTGGAAGGGCGGGTGGCGGCGCTGCGCCGGGCCATGGAGGTACTCGACGACAAGATCGCCTACTACGGCGGGGCGGCGGGAACCCCGTAG
- a CDS encoding alpha/beta fold hydrolase: protein METRGGPSDRRTAGRRGTHRTPGHAVEERRRPDGLAGRAAGRTGLARTHLCGHSYGAWLAVRYALRAPRRVDRLALVDPTQVFAGFRAGYLLRALPTLLRPSEVRARAFLAWETAGLRLDETWRRVYALAATVPGRKLIAGGRPRTAGLRMPVLVLLAENSRAHHAAEVAEEARRTLPQGQVVLLPGATRHSLPLTAPKPLNDRLIDFLG, encoded by the coding sequence TTGGAGACACGTGGTGGCCCGTCAGACCGAAGAACCGCTGGGCGACGCGGGACGCACCGAACGCCGGGGCACGCCGTTGAGGAGCGCCGACGACCTGATGGCCTGGCTGGACGCGCTGCTGGACGGACTGGGCTCGCCCGCACCCACCTGTGCGGTCACTCGTACGGCGCCTGGCTGGCCGTCAGGTACGCGCTGCGCGCACCCCGGCGGGTCGACCGTCTCGCCCTCGTCGATCCCACCCAGGTGTTCGCCGGATTCCGCGCGGGCTACCTGCTGCGGGCGCTGCCCACCCTGCTCCGGCCGAGTGAGGTCCGTGCCCGCGCCTTCCTGGCCTGGGAGACAGCGGGCCTCCGCCTGGACGAGACCTGGCGGCGTGTGTACGCCCTCGCGGCCACTGTCCCCGGCCGCAAGCTCATCGCCGGCGGCCGTCCACGCACCGCCGGCCTCCGGATGCCCGTGCTGGTGCTGCTCGCGGAGAACAGCCGCGCCCACCACGCCGCCGAAGTCGCCGAGGAGGCCCGCCGGACGCTCCCGCAGGGCCAGGTCGTCCTGCTCCCCGGCGCCACCCGCCACTCCCTGCCGCTCACCGCGCCGAAGCCGCTGAACGACCGGCTGATCGACTTCTTGGGCTGA